One window of the Chryseobacterium sp. CY350 genome contains the following:
- a CDS encoding TetR/AcrR family transcriptional regulator — MRPQKILDVDMIAGLTKVFRDKGYEGASLNELAEVTGLKKASLYHRFPNGKQEMAECVLTNIDEWVDDHIFFPLLDESKSTELRLREALKNIEILYDSGKETCVLRAFSMHSGLSLFAQQVKSGMDKWIAAFSIFGVAIKLSSTQSQQNAIQTLIELQGSLIVTKGLADTSIFKNTLKNIENRYSTE; from the coding sequence ATGAGACCACAGAAAATTTTAGATGTAGATATGATAGCCGGACTTACCAAAGTTTTTAGAGATAAAGGCTATGAAGGAGCGAGTTTAAATGAGTTAGCGGAAGTAACCGGATTAAAAAAAGCAAGTCTGTACCATCGATTTCCAAATGGAAAACAGGAGATGGCAGAATGTGTATTGACCAATATAGATGAGTGGGTTGATGATCATATTTTTTTTCCTCTATTGGACGAAAGCAAATCAACAGAACTAAGATTAAGAGAAGCTCTGAAAAATATTGAAATTCTTTATGATAGTGGAAAAGAAACTTGCGTTCTAAGAGCTTTTTCTATGCACAGCGGATTGTCATTATTTGCGCAACAGGTCAAATCCGGTATGGATAAATGGATTGCTGCTTTTAGCATCTTCGGTGTTGCCATAAAATTATCTTCCACGCAATCTCAACAAAATGCTATTCAGACCTTAATAGAATTGCAAGGCAGTCTCATTGTGACAAAAGGTTTAGCTGATACCAGTATTTTTAAAAATACTTTAAAAAATATTGAAAATCGATATTCAACAGAATAA
- a CDS encoding ATP-grasp domain-containing protein translates to MKNLFKLFGVLMILIGSFSFGQELPEGATQEDVAQTKRLLSEATDNFVESISPNYKEGMSLGDFEKAVKVSSNTSKEGKVMIDKAYDYLSGKAKKDDTYGQEIAAVFALSERIKYDDPRADLTYKVFGYDQNTQQTLTAKAGGCKWYQVGCLFNAVIAWIEGHPKTVNWFINVINVAFPNANIPNYPS, encoded by the coding sequence ATGAAAAATTTATTTAAACTATTTGGCGTACTAATGATACTGATTGGAAGCTTTTCTTTCGGACAAGAATTGCCAGAAGGTGCAACACAAGAAGATGTTGCTCAAACCAAAAGACTACTTAGTGAAGCCACTGATAATTTTGTAGAGTCAATTTCGCCAAATTACAAAGAGGGAATGTCTCTCGGAGACTTTGAAAAAGCTGTAAAAGTGAGCAGTAATACTAGTAAAGAGGGGAAAGTTATGATTGACAAAGCATATGATTATTTGTCAGGAAAAGCAAAAAAAGATGATACTTATGGGCAAGAAATAGCAGCTGTTTTTGCACTTAGTGAAAGAATTAAATATGATGATCCTAGAGCTGATTTAACATATAAGGTTTTCGGATATGATCAAAATACTCAACAGACTTTAACTGCTAAAGCGGGGGGCTGTAAGTGGTATCAAGTAGGATGTTTATTTAATGCTGTGATTGCTTGGATAGAGGGACACCCAAAAACAGTAAATTGGTTTATTAACGTTATAAATGTTGCTTTTCCAAACGCAAACATTCCTAATTATCCATCATAA
- a CDS encoding exodeoxyribonuclease VII large subunit codes for MIRDKMLNDEKISITNIYESNAIFQKDCFEVSWQYFEIDDDSCNIASSTAIIAKLNEISALEYNIVTLVRGGGGRQSMVKFNDLGLSELFISIKAVTVTAIGHTDDETFLNKLAVKRFHLPHDYGCLA; via the coding sequence ATGATCAGGGACAAGATGCTGAATGATGAAAAGATCAGTATCACGAACATCTACGAAAGCAATGCCATTTTCCAAAAGGATTGCTTTGAAGTTTCATGGCAGTATTTTGAGATCGATGACGACAGCTGTAATATTGCGTCTTCAACAGCCATCATCGCCAAGCTGAATGAAATTTCAGCTTTAGAGTATAACATTGTAACCTTGGTCAGGGGAGGTGGTGGCCGCCAAAGTATGGTAAAGTTCAATGACTTGGGTTTATCAGAATTATTTATTTCGATAAAAGCGGTTACCGTGACTGCCATAGGTCATACGGACGACGAGACCTTTTTGAATAAGTTGGCTGTCAAACGTTTTCATTTACCGCACGATTATGGATGTTTAGCTTGA
- the pdxR gene encoding MocR-like pyridoxine biosynthesis transcription factor PdxR: MLRPWKIEIRLNHQSNKAIYIQIADAIIADIKSGRLARGNALPGSRSLAETLGVNRNTIIQALNVLLSEEWLISKQRKGTFVADIIPSELENKTIVGEGSKEEQKTIYRITFDDGYPDSKIAPVDELAKAYRQTFSRSARWKMMGYSNPFGDPDFIQAIVDMLNHQRGMTINKNSICITRGSQMAMYLTAQSLFEKDDIVLVEDPGYQPAWKAFEKAGAKLLPVRIDKEGLVTEDIIHHIAKNKRIKAIYTTPHHQYPTTVTMSLQRRHELVRLSNEHGFTIIEDDYDNEFHYGYRPILPLSSNTELKNYIYIGTMSKVVAPALRIGYLASSNPEVIKKIGELRTIIDVQGDGIMEKAVLQLINDGTIKRHIRKATTHYKVKRNFFDELLKRYLDDQINYSTPDGGLAFWIEPKKEINWSSIDKILKKNGIKIITPDNYSNVNKVNGLRIGFGSLSQEDLEIAVEALSKVL; encoded by the coding sequence ATGTTAAGACCATGGAAAATCGAAATACGTTTGAATCATCAGAGTAACAAAGCAATATATATTCAGATTGCTGATGCTATCATCGCAGATATAAAGTCAGGCAGATTGGCTAGAGGCAATGCATTGCCCGGAAGCAGAAGTTTAGCGGAAACTTTAGGTGTCAACAGAAATACAATCATACAGGCACTTAATGTCCTGCTGAGCGAAGAATGGCTCATCAGCAAACAGAGGAAAGGCACTTTTGTAGCGGACATTATCCCATCAGAATTGGAAAACAAAACTATTGTTGGTGAAGGATCCAAAGAAGAACAGAAAACAATCTACCGAATCACCTTCGACGATGGTTATCCGGACAGTAAGATTGCTCCGGTTGACGAATTGGCAAAAGCTTATAGACAAACATTCAGCAGGAGTGCCCGCTGGAAAATGATGGGATACAGTAACCCATTCGGGGATCCTGATTTTATACAGGCAATCGTAGATATGCTTAATCATCAGAGAGGGATGACCATTAACAAAAACTCAATTTGTATTACAAGGGGAAGCCAGATGGCGATGTATCTTACTGCTCAAAGTTTATTTGAAAAAGACGATATTGTATTGGTTGAAGATCCCGGCTATCAACCTGCATGGAAAGCTTTTGAAAAAGCCGGCGCAAAATTACTTCCTGTGCGTATTGATAAAGAGGGATTGGTAACCGAAGATATTATCCATCATATAGCTAAGAACAAAAGAATAAAGGCAATTTACACGACACCTCATCATCAGTATCCTACAACTGTCACAATGAGCCTTCAAAGAAGACATGAACTGGTTCGATTGTCCAATGAGCATGGATTCACCATTATTGAAGATGATTATGACAACGAATTTCATTACGGGTATCGTCCTATTCTACCACTTTCCAGCAACACTGAACTTAAAAACTATATCTATATCGGCACGATGAGTAAAGTTGTGGCACCGGCTTTGAGAATTGGATATCTTGCCAGCAGTAATCCAGAAGTCATAAAAAAAATAGGAGAGCTCCGTACAATCATCGATGTGCAAGGTGATGGGATTATGGAGAAAGCAGTGCTGCAATTAATCAACGATGGAACGATAAAAAGACATATCCGGAAAGCTACAACCCACTATAAAGTAAAAAGAAATTTCTTTGACGAACTGTTAAAGAGATATTTAGATGATCAAATTAATTACTCAACTCCAGATGGCGGTCTGGCATTTTGGATTGAACCGAAGAAAGAAATTAACTGGTCTTCCATTGATAAGATATTGAAAAAAAATGGAATTAAAATCATTACTCCTGACAATTACAGTAATGTAAATAAAGTTAATGGGTTAAGAATTGGTTTTGGCTCTTTGTCTCAAGAAGATCTTGAAATTGCAGTTGAAGCTCTATCTAAAGTCTTGTAA
- a CDS encoding cupin domain-containing protein, protein MSKLEKQEKVQQETTTEKKQFSSKDFHQTFARPSYVKPSHLLHKNVENAGVHNQFSTERKHPVFFVDLPSKNVSMTIGGLLPGQKTHVHRHTYETVLYVLEGKGWTMVEDEKIEWEAGDAIYIPSWAWHQHQNTSNSEPAKYIACENAPQLQNLGVALREEEGRDF, encoded by the coding sequence ATGTCAAAATTAGAAAAACAAGAAAAGGTACAACAAGAGACTACCACGGAAAAAAAACAGTTCAGTTCTAAAGATTTTCATCAGACTTTCGCAAGACCGTCGTATGTTAAACCTTCACATCTGCTGCATAAAAATGTTGAAAATGCAGGAGTTCACAATCAATTTTCTACAGAAAGAAAACACCCTGTATTTTTTGTGGATCTACCGAGTAAAAATGTGAGCATGACCATCGGCGGATTGCTACCGGGACAAAAAACACATGTACATCGCCATACTTACGAAACAGTATTATACGTACTTGAAGGTAAAGGCTGGACCATGGTAGAAGATGAGAAGATAGAGTGGGAGGCGGGTGACGCTATTTATATACCTTCATGGGCATGGCATCAGCACCAGAATACAAGTAACAGCGAACCAGCAAAGTATATCGCGTGTGAAAATGCTCCTCAGTTGCAAAATTTAGGTGTTGCCCTGCGTGAGGAAGAAGGCAGAGATTTTTAG
- a CDS encoding dihydrodipicolinate synthase family protein, whose translation MNNIPFKGIIAYPITPFDNSENVDIPLFRKQVERLVSSGSHGIAPLGSTGVLPYLNDEEKEAVTEAAVQQVNRRIPVLVGVSNLTTEKTIYHAQFAEKTGADAVMIIPMSYWKLTDDEIVTHYDKVSSKISIPIMAYNNPSTSGVDMSPPLLKRLLEIPNVTMIKESSGDIQRMHYLRKELGEEVAFYNGSNPLALAAFAAGAAGWCTAAPNLIPQQNLALYDAIQNNDLMLAKEIFYGQVDLLKFIVAKGLPRAIKAGLNILGEEGGYLKSPLQPMTESEILELKILLEKIPTTVSV comes from the coding sequence ATGAATAATATTCCATTTAAAGGTATAATAGCCTATCCGATCACCCCATTTGACAACAGTGAGAACGTTGACATTCCATTATTTAGGAAACAAGTGGAACGTTTGGTATCTTCAGGTTCACATGGTATAGCACCACTGGGAAGTACGGGTGTTCTTCCTTACCTTAACGATGAAGAGAAGGAAGCGGTTACCGAAGCAGCGGTACAGCAAGTTAACAGACGAATTCCTGTTCTGGTGGGTGTCTCTAACCTCACGACGGAAAAAACTATTTATCACGCACAATTTGCCGAAAAAACGGGTGCTGATGCGGTGATGATCATTCCTATGAGTTACTGGAAATTGACTGATGATGAAATTGTGACGCACTACGACAAAGTTTCATCTAAAATCTCAATTCCAATCATGGCGTATAATAATCCTTCAACCAGTGGTGTTGATATGTCACCTCCTCTGCTGAAGCGCTTGTTGGAAATTCCCAATGTCACGATGATTAAGGAAAGTAGCGGAGACATTCAAAGGATGCATTATTTACGTAAAGAATTGGGAGAGGAGGTTGCTTTTTACAACGGATCCAATCCATTGGCTTTAGCTGCATTCGCCGCAGGCGCTGCAGGCTGGTGTACTGCCGCCCCTAATCTTATACCACAACAAAACTTAGCACTATATGATGCGATACAGAATAATGATTTGATGTTGGCAAAGGAGATTTTTTACGGGCAGGTGGATCTGTTAAAGTTCATTGTTGCTAAAGGTCTGCCTAGAGCTATAAAGGCAGGATTGAATATTTTAGGCGAAGAAGGTGGTTATTTAAAAAGTCCTTTACAGCCAATGACAGAATCTGAGATCTTAGAGCTAAAGATTTTGCTGGAAAAAATTCCCACTACAGTTTCCGTGTAA
- a CDS encoding 2Fe-2S iron-sulfur cluster-binding protein, whose product MEIEKEPTDGSDLTIKDQMNKTTVQVTINGTTSTITWEQNIYLLDALLDAGITAPYSCGRGNCGTCVCKVEDGEIRLRRNFILTETHLEEGLILTCVATPVSKRLTINYDQF is encoded by the coding sequence ATGGAAATTGAGAAGGAACCGACGGACGGCAGCGATTTGACAATAAAAGACCAGATGAATAAAACAACTGTACAAGTTACAATCAATGGTACCACGTCTACGATTACATGGGAACAGAATATCTATCTCCTGGATGCCTTACTGGATGCCGGAATCACCGCGCCTTATTCATGTGGTCGAGGCAACTGCGGAACATGTGTTTGTAAAGTTGAGGATGGAGAGATTAGATTAAGACGCAATTTTATATTGACTGAAACCCATCTTGAAGAAGGATTGATTTTGACTTGTGTTGCAACTCCTGTATCTAAAAGGCTTACTATAAATTATGATCAATTTTAA
- a CDS encoding catalase, with amino-acid sequence MSDKKLTTRTGSPVVDNQNIMTAGKNGPVLLQDVWFLEKMAHFDREVIPERRMHAKGSGAFGIFKVTHDISQYTKANIFSEIGKETSVFVRFSTVAGERGAADAERDIRGFAIKFYTDEGIWDMVGNNTPVFFLRDPLKFPDLNHAVKRDPRTNMRSADNNWDFWTLLPEALHQVTIVMSDRGIPKTYRHMDGFGSHTFSLISNDQKRYWVKFHFKTQQGIQNLTNEEANSIIGSDRESHQKDLFESINTENFPKWNMYVQVMPEEEAYDYTINPFDLTKVWSHADYPLIPVGELILNRNPENYFAEVEQVAFNPGNIVPGIGFSPDKMLQGRLFSYGDAQRYRLGVNHHQIPVNAPKCPYHSFHRDGAMRTDGNYGGTTSYQPNSFDQWLEQKSYDEPSLKITGDAAHWDHRQDEDYFSQPGNLFRIMDEEQKDLLFSNTAAAVGAAQQFIQIRHIRNCYHADPDYGRGIAKALGLSMDIVRDYEGYEMRPMLDMS; translated from the coding sequence ATGTCTGATAAAAAATTAACGACACGAACCGGATCGCCGGTCGTGGATAATCAGAATATCATGACTGCAGGTAAAAATGGTCCGGTGCTACTGCAAGATGTCTGGTTTTTAGAAAAAATGGCTCATTTTGATCGCGAAGTAATCCCGGAACGCAGAATGCATGCGAAAGGTTCCGGAGCTTTTGGGATCTTCAAAGTGACGCATGACATTTCTCAATATACAAAAGCCAATATCTTTTCAGAGATTGGTAAAGAAACTTCGGTATTTGTACGTTTTTCTACCGTAGCAGGTGAAAGAGGTGCTGCCGATGCAGAAAGAGATATCAGAGGGTTTGCAATAAAATTCTATACTGATGAAGGCATTTGGGATATGGTGGGTAACAATACACCGGTGTTTTTTCTAAGGGATCCTCTGAAATTTCCGGATCTGAACCATGCAGTGAAAAGAGATCCAAGAACCAATATGCGGAGTGCTGATAATAATTGGGATTTCTGGACATTGCTGCCTGAAGCACTGCACCAGGTTACTATTGTAATGAGCGATCGCGGAATTCCTAAAACCTATCGTCACATGGACGGATTTGGAAGTCATACTTTCAGCTTGATCAGCAACGATCAAAAGCGGTATTGGGTAAAATTTCATTTTAAAACCCAGCAGGGAATTCAGAACCTGACCAATGAAGAGGCCAACAGTATTATTGGCTCAGACCGAGAAAGTCATCAAAAAGATCTTTTCGAAAGTATCAATACAGAAAATTTTCCGAAATGGAACATGTACGTACAAGTGATGCCTGAAGAGGAAGCATATGATTACACCATCAATCCATTTGATCTCACAAAAGTATGGTCACATGCTGATTATCCTCTTATACCAGTCGGAGAACTGATTCTCAACAGAAATCCGGAAAATTATTTTGCTGAGGTTGAACAGGTCGCTTTCAATCCTGGTAACATCGTTCCCGGGATAGGTTTTTCTCCAGACAAAATGTTGCAAGGCAGATTATTCTCTTACGGAGATGCACAAAGGTACCGACTAGGCGTGAATCACCATCAAATTCCCGTAAATGCTCCTAAATGCCCATATCATTCATTTCACCGAGACGGAGCTATGAGAACTGACGGAAATTACGGAGGGACAACTTCTTACCAGCCCAACAGTTTCGATCAGTGGCTAGAACAAAAATCTTATGACGAACCTTCATTAAAAATCACTGGAGATGCTGCTCATTGGGATCACAGGCAAGATGAAGATTATTTCAGTCAGCCCGGGAATCTTTTCAGAATAATGGATGAAGAACAGAAGGATCTATTATTCAGTAATACCGCGGCGGCTGTAGGCGCTGCTCAGCAATTTATTCAGATCAGACATATCAGAAATTGTTATCACGCCGACCCCGATTACGGAAGAGGTATTGCCAAAGCACTGGGTCTCTCTATGGATATTGTTAGAGATTACGAAGGATACGAAATGAGACCAATGTTAGATATGAGTTAA
- a CDS encoding hexameric tyrosine-coordinated heme protein: MEEIQLVPDNTLFTKTPEEGRHLAVKMARLVIRLTQPDENKRKKMRNEYADSSLMLIQIGQTVAMEFATIAAANNYWKDNDESIPPNSNK; encoded by the coding sequence ATGGAAGAGATTCAATTGGTACCCGACAATACCCTTTTTACTAAAACTCCTGAAGAGGGACGTCATCTTGCAGTAAAGATGGCAAGGCTGGTCATTAGGTTAACGCAGCCGGATGAAAACAAAAGGAAGAAGATGCGCAACGAATATGCTGATAGTTCCCTGATGCTGATACAGATCGGTCAGACTGTAGCAATGGAATTTGCAACGATAGCCGCTGCAAATAATTACTGGAAAGACAATGATGAAAGTATTCCACCAAATAGTAATAAATAA
- a CDS encoding DUF2024 family protein: MKIAVWDTYVTKNDGTIMHFDILVPTEITDTEKIYSYGREYLEKQNQSGQPLSSKECNLCHVEEATSTMKADVELQGYHIIEIQNCD, encoded by the coding sequence ATGAAAATAGCTGTTTGGGATACTTATGTGACTAAAAATGATGGTACCATCATGCATTTTGACATCCTTGTACCAACCGAGATCACAGATACCGAGAAAATATATTCTTATGGAAGAGAATACCTTGAAAAACAGAATCAATCAGGGCAACCATTAAGCTCCAAAGAATGTAACCTGTGCCATGTCGAGGAAGCAACATCCACAATGAAAGCTGATGTTGAGTTGCAGGGCTATCACATTATTGAAATACAAAACTGTGATTAA
- a CDS encoding thioredoxin domain-containing protein, which produces MKKSIFYHAGCPVCVSAEHDIVTLVGADNVDIIHLGENSESIAEAEKAGVKSVPALVTPNGNVLHINFGASLEEVKS; this is translated from the coding sequence ATGAAAAAATCAATTTTTTATCACGCCGGCTGTCCGGTATGTGTAAGTGCAGAACATGACATCGTTACTCTGGTAGGTGCTGACAACGTAGACATTATTCACCTTGGTGAAAACAGCGAGAGTATCGCTGAGGCTGAGAAAGCAGGTGTAAAATCAGTTCCGGCATTGGTCACTCCAAACGGGAATGTTCTGCATATCAACTTCGGAGCTTCGTTGGAAGAAGTAAAATCTTAA
- a CDS encoding JAB domain-containing protein — protein MKFNIVNEIKLSYSRKGNCERSISSSRDAVDVFRTHFDAEEMDYRESFFALYLNQANKVLGIKKISECGISSTLVDVRIIMQAALLCNASGIIVSHNHPSGNLKPSGCDIKMTAQIKEAAKILSMTLLDHVILTSDSHYSFADDGMI, from the coding sequence ATGAAATTCAATATTGTCAACGAAATTAAATTGAGCTACTCAAGAAAGGGGAATTGTGAAAGGTCTATATCGTCATCACGGGATGCGGTGGATGTTTTCAGGACGCATTTTGATGCGGAGGAAATGGATTACAGGGAGTCTTTCTTTGCGCTGTACCTGAATCAGGCGAACAAGGTGTTGGGAATTAAGAAAATATCCGAATGCGGAATCTCTTCGACATTGGTGGATGTGAGAATTATTATGCAGGCGGCACTTCTTTGCAATGCTTCGGGGATCATTGTTTCCCATAATCATCCTTCGGGAAATTTAAAACCTTCTGGTTGTGATATTAAAATGACGGCACAGATTAAAGAGGCTGCGAAAATTCTGAGTATGACGTTGCTGGATCATGTAATCCTGACATCGGATTCTCATTATTCATTTGCGGATGATGGGATGATCTGA
- a CDS encoding DUF3945 domain-containing protein, which translates to MNKIGNYTAVSEISTLLVIRHSNNSVGIVQGIENNGNLIEVQPDRNKVDTLMRIDSSEGSFTDFYSDFYHQLKDPSEYSFFKVREFEAHDTALDLQEYIDCLSEVERQDLKAVEVSIEAVNAIRNKRTIEKETSVLKKGFSNGSVTSNSSSQYRYQIEDVPWDKMAALGLDRETFEEIGALDSLLKGYKTQMLIPILFNNGEAVSQIDARLQLRIDDDGELVVKVHQVCKKVDFRKKFKGHKFTKEDRVNLLTSGNMGRVVDLVDTATGEIIPSLISLDRLTNELISLRIEFVRIPDVICGVRLDSEQKQTLRDGKPLFVENMLSKKGRLFSAAVQFNTDRQWVEFMFENKFRSSGFSGVNHSERVVPSAFRGIKLRRWQIEKLKSGETAYIKGLESRKGKEYQGYIRMDKVIGRIVFSFKNPKKK; encoded by the coding sequence ATGAACAAAATAGGAAATTATACGGCAGTTTCAGAGATCAGTACTTTATTGGTAATTCGTCACAGTAACAATTCTGTGGGAATTGTACAGGGAATCGAAAACAACGGAAATCTCATAGAAGTTCAGCCTGACAGGAACAAAGTTGATACGTTAATGCGGATAGATTCGTCGGAAGGTTCTTTTACGGACTTCTATTCAGATTTTTACCATCAGCTCAAAGATCCTTCTGAATATTCATTTTTTAAAGTGCGGGAATTCGAGGCACACGATACAGCTTTAGATTTACAAGAATACATTGATTGTTTATCGGAGGTTGAGAGACAAGATCTGAAAGCGGTTGAGGTTTCTATTGAAGCGGTCAATGCGATCAGAAATAAGAGAACCATTGAAAAGGAGACTTCTGTTTTGAAGAAGGGTTTTAGTAACGGGTCAGTTACTAGTAATAGTAGTTCTCAATACCGCTATCAGATCGAGGATGTTCCGTGGGATAAGATGGCTGCATTGGGTCTTGACAGGGAAACGTTCGAAGAAATCGGTGCGTTGGATTCTCTGTTGAAAGGCTATAAAACACAAATGTTGATTCCGATACTTTTTAATAATGGGGAAGCGGTTAGTCAGATTGATGCACGTTTGCAGTTGCGGATTGATGATGATGGAGAATTGGTTGTTAAGGTGCATCAGGTTTGTAAGAAAGTGGATTTCAGAAAGAAGTTTAAGGGTCATAAGTTTACAAAAGAGGATAGGGTCAATCTGTTGACTTCGGGGAATATGGGCAGAGTGGTGGATCTTGTTGATACGGCTACGGGCGAGATAATTCCTTCACTGATTAGTTTGGACAGGCTGACCAATGAGCTGATCTCTTTAAGGATAGAATTTGTACGGATTCCAGATGTGATTTGTGGGGTGAGATTGGATTCGGAACAGAAACAAACGCTTCGTGATGGTAAACCTTTGTTTGTAGAAAATATGTTGTCGAAGAAAGGAAGGCTGTTTTCTGCTGCGGTGCAGTTTAATACGGATAGGCAATGGGTGGAGTTTATGTTTGAGAATAAGTTTAGAAGTTCTGGTTTTAGCGGAGTGAATCATTCTGAAAGAGTAGTTCCTTCAGCTTTTAGGGGGATTAAACTTCGAAGATGGCAGATTGAGAAGTTGAAATCAGGGGAGACTGCTTATATCAAGGGGTTGGAGAGCAGAAAAGGGAAGGAGTATCAGGGATATATTCGTATGGATAAGGTGATAGGTAGAATTGTGTTTTCTTTTAAGAATCCGAAGAAGAAATAG